A genomic region of Halichondria panicea chromosome 5, odHalPani1.1, whole genome shotgun sequence contains the following coding sequences:
- the LOC135336053 gene encoding uncharacterized protein LOC135336053, whose translation MAGEMILLAGDVLIYDDLIDEALEYFVVTLTFQDPDNIPPLASIESDGGNIIRIDIIDDDDIFIGFALPSTTYPEVEADHRVQIIKGAGNVTEQIISFVVNLFQTAPPGLGNAIPSADGEDNDFFIKSSSVLQIGPKENETFVTGLTIFADDLPEVTEAAQLRLSLPTDGMSPGFETLPQYSEFFIIIEDNDPFRIGFENTSYIVNEGIRMLEVCVRIFEPLQNKINH comes from the exons ATGGCTGGTGAGATGATTCTTTTGGCTGGAGATGTACTGATATATGATGATCTGATTGACGAAGCCTTGGAGTATTTTGTGGTTACTTTAACTTTTCAAGATCCCGATAATATACCACCATTAGCTTCGATTGAAAGCGATGGTGGCAATATAATTCGCATCGACATCATagatgatgatg ATATCTTTATTGGATTTGCTCTACCAAGTACAACATATCCAGAGGTAGAAGCCGATCACCGAGTTCAAATTATCAAAGGAGCAGGCAATGTAACTGAACAAATCATCAGCTTTGTGGTTAATTTGTTCCAAACTGCTCCACCTGGACTTGGAAATGCCATTCCCTCAGCTGATGGAGAGGACAATGATTTCTTTATTAAATCATCAAGTGTCCTACAAATAGGACCAAAGGAAAATGAAACATTTGTAACAGGTTTGACTATATTTGCGGACGATTTGCCTGAGGTAACAGAAGCTGCTCAACTAAGACTAAGTCTACCCACTGATGGAATGTCCCCAGGGTTTGAGACCCTCCCCCAATACTCTGAATTCTTCATCATTATTGAAGATAATGACC CATTTCGCATTGGCTTCGAGAACACCTCGTACATAGTTAACGAAGGGATTAGAATGCTGGAAGTGTGTGTGAGAATATTTGAACCACTAcagaataaaattaatcattAG
- the LOC135336079 gene encoding C4b-binding protein alpha chain-like produces the protein MGDNERNCITGEAGSITVWVWTGQEPQCVSLCNDLPPFANGMIIYNASEGPHRTVATYTCDEGFQLLGDEIRTCEDGVWAEASPLQCAQEAPGAVIGIVIGSLALIVALLVVVILLVALRYRRYKSKTLGINENSPPDM, from the exons ATGGGGGATAATGAGAGGAACTGTATCACTGGAGAGGCAGGAAGTATaacagtgtgggtgtggactGGCCAAGAACCACAATGTGTCT CTTTGTGTAACGATCTTCCACCATTCGCTAACGGAATGATCATCTACAATGCGTCTGAAGGACCACATAGGACAGTTGCTACGTACACTTGTGATGAAGGGTTCCAGCTCCTAGGAGATGAGATAAGGACCTGTGAAGATGGAGTGTGGGCGGAAGCTAGTCCTCTTCAGTGTGCACAAGAAG CTCCAGGTGCTGTTATTGGCATTGTGATTGGATCATTGGCTCTTATAGTTGCTCTATTGGTGGTTGTCATTTTACTGGTTGCTCTGAGATATCGGAGGTATAAATCAAAGACCTTGGGTATCAATGAAAATAGTCCACCAGATATGTGA
- the LOC135336085 gene encoding uncharacterized protein LOC135336085, translating into MPNHICRDTFWVESFNHQLLTYISKRVHFGAATFNMRMNLAIMDWNENVRRECTSERLVQDMRRLDRRTPVRVLVEKSFNFAGEIYGRITSSREKLTSVSL; encoded by the exons ATGCCGAATCATATT tgtcgAGACACATTCTGGGTGGAGTCTTTCAATCACCAGCTGCTCACATACATCTCAAAACGTGTACACTTCGGGGCAGCTACATTCAACATGAGAATGAACCTTGCTATTATGGACTGG AACGAGAATGTACGTAGAGAGTGTACAAGTGAACGACTGGTTCAGGACATGAGAAGACTGGATCGTAGGACTCCCGTGAGAGTGCTGGTGGAAAAATCGTTCAACTTTGCCGGAGAAATATATGGGAGAATTACGAGcagcagagaaaagttgacctcag tgAGTTTGTAG
- the LOC135335869 gene encoding uncharacterized protein LOC135335869 isoform X2, whose amino-acid sequence MERLLLSLAIFLISTSAAQAQFTGCFTDPGCATLVVGGPSSNAEDCCVNNNAGLYFNNGSHCLQCIVYGFGSDTFTSPEAQSLYQVPFAYFKGPSNAQLRVAIGYNGEGTASEEEFGIGQSVVSLALNPGGTTAITFQADRVALEPDETFVLELELLNVANVARDDFESSLQNVFFRSRQEFIIQDSTALVFRLRESDRVVDEGDRFIPVEVTVANEVELASDISLVLTPMIATEDFRPLPTTRPFALANNFSDRIDFFTTPITLNFTGGGEILLAGDVLIYDDLIDEALEYFVVTLTFQDPDNVPPLASIESSGGDIIRIDIIDNDDIFIGFALPNTTYPEVEADHRIQIIKGEGNVTEQIIRIVVNLFQSAPEGLGNALPSADGEDNDFSFPPFVIESIGPEDNEVFINFNIFSDELPEVTEAAQLRLSLPADGTFPRFETLPQYPEFFIIIEDDDRFRIGFENTSYIVNERIGFLKVCVVMFEPPEDTSLGTLTVSIGVETVQGTADGDDYMEVTGARFAFFLFFSDTNRRSCFMVEITEDNRYEFEEQFSLRFIELEGSSLPDNLVLDPARSNITILDNTEVTVGFINPPYSAREDEGPMIFTAGVTGDHILERDIELSFSTVDGLIADFAAFAGVDYISVINMQIILSAGMQSINIAVELINDTIFENNEMFQGILTIISEERVSLDPGTASATIIEDEVVCQELELLVNGSIEYSPNMTAPYLEGTNAEHICSPGFVLIGNVIRVCQSDSTFSGTPPTCQPIQCNVLDEIENGFITYAPDVTPNYDLGTVAFYACDAGFFLDISLGSTFRMCVDDDGLDAIGVFDNQAPRCVPIECPVLPVFANGIIIYATDVTSDFDLGTTATYSCNEGYTLDISIGVEVRTCIDDGDNDAVGVFSDQAPACVRIQCTPLSGIPNGMIEYGPDTTANYMLGTNATYICNDGFFLDLSVGNEIRTCEDDDGLDDLGEFTGSQPTCVRIECLPLDLITNGVITYAPDITSNYDLGTVATYACDAGFFLDLSLGGSEMRTCFNDLDNDAEGVFSGQAPRCIRIECLPLDPINNGVITYAPDTTFNYDLGTVATYACDAGFFLDLSLGGSVTRTCFDDLDNDAEGVFSGQEPRCIPIECLSLGQVTNGMITYAPDTTSNYDLGTVATYTCNEGYRLDITQGGSETRTCIDDLNGDAVGVFTNLPPRCVLTLMTVNDTVSGDPLFSVPLNVPDKTLIMNVGENDPINLCFEVHGDDGGLFNLVSDACVSVNARYARVIPNEDINIIDAIYVRATDANGTCRNIEVSLDQCSASIDNVTVTDYMNAGITVRRFRNRVRIVVSNCADIDLVMWVSCLNTTFWSRASTDENEIIFHANNIRFVIARGLDLAERSHGLLGQFWNVPIQVQPYTGPVQDGVNSDGYYVVTTNHPNEPPRSFVGWLWPLTWEYKMEYCLYAGQNQAAPLYEILDDTVNSPVIFGEYTDYIVDSPYATDFSYSHFEESRCAA is encoded by the exons ATGGAACGTTTGCTACTGTCACTGGCTATCTTTCTCATCAGCACATCAGCTG CTCAGGCCCAATTCACTGGATGCTTCACTGATCCTGGCTGTGCTACTCTTGTTGTGGGGGGACCTTCTTCCAATGCTGAGGACTGTTGTGTCAATAATAATGCAGGACTGTATTTCAATAATGGTAGTCATTGCCTCCAGTGCATAG TGTACGGCTTTGGCTCAGACACCTTCACTAGCCCAGAGGCCCAATCACTTTACCAAGTTCCATTTGCATACTTCAAGGGTCCATCTAATGCACAGCTTAGGGTAGCCATTGGTTACAATGGAGAAGGAACAG CTTCAGAAGAGGAGTTTGGTATAGGCCAGAGTGTTGTTTCTCTAGCTCTCAACCCTGGCGGAACTACCGCCATCACCTTCCAAGCCGACAGAGTGGCATTGGAACCAGATGAGACTTTTGTGTTGGAGTTGGAACTGCTTAATGTGGCAAATGTTGCAAGGGACGATTTTGAATCATCTTTACAAAATGTTTTCTTTCGGAGTAGGCAGGAGTTTATTATACAAGATAGCACTG cccTCGTTTTTCGGCTGAGGGAAAGCGACCGAGTTGTGGATGAAGGGGATAGGTTCATCCCCGTTGAGGTGACAGTGGCCAATGAGGTAGAACTGGCCTCCGATATCTCACTAGTTCTGACACCAATGATCGCCACTGAAGATTTTAGGCCTCTACCAACTACCAGACCATTTGCACTAGCAAACAATT TTTCAGACAGGATAGATTTCTTTACTACACCCATCACACTGAATTTTACGGGTGGTGGGGAAATTCTTTTGGCTGGAGATGTACTGATATATGATGATCTGATTGACGAAGCCTTGGAGTATTTTGTGGTTACTTTAACTTTTCAAGATCCTGATAATGTGCCACCATTAGCTTCAATTGAAAGCAGTGGCGGCGATATAATTCGCATCGACATTATAGACAACGATG ATATCTTTATTGGGTTTGCTCTACCAAATACAACATATCCGGAGGTAGAAGCCGATCACCGAATTCAAATTATCAAAGGAGAAGGCAATGTCACTGAACAAATCATCCGTATTGTTGTTAATTTGTTTCAATCTGCTCCAGAGGGTCTTGGAAATGCCCTTCCCTCAGCTGATGGAGAAGATAACGATTTCTCATTTCCACCATTTGTTATTGAATCAATAGGACCAGAGGACAATGAAGTGTTTATAAATTTTAATATATTTTCGGACGAACTGCCTGAGGTAACAGAAGCTGCTCAACTCAGACTAAGTCTACCCGCTGATGGAACGTTCCCAAGATTTGAGACCCTCCCCCAATACCCTGAATTCTTCATCATTATTGAGGATGATGACC GATTCCGCATTGGCTTCGAGAACACCTCGTACATAGTTAATGAAAGGATTGGATTTCTGAAAGTGTGCGTGGTAATGTTTGAACCTCCAGAGGACACTTCACTTGGAACATTAACCGTCAGTATTGGAGTTGAAACTGTACAAGGCACAGCAG ATGGAGATGACTATATGGAAGTGACTGGAGCCCGTTTTGCATTTTTTTTATTCTTTAGCGATACCAATCGTCGAAGTTGCTTCATGGTTGAAATAACGGAGGACAATCGTTACGAATTTGAAGAGCAATTTTCTCTTCGATTTATTGAGCTTGAAGGCAGCAGTTTACCTGACAACCTTGTACTCGATCCAGCTCGCAGTAACATCACAATTTTGGACAATACCG AGGTGACTGTTGGTTTCATCAACCCACCATACTCTGCCAGGGAGGACGAAGGACCAATGATATTCACTGCGGGAGTGACTGGTGACCACATACTAGAAAGAGATATTGAGTTGTCCTTTTCGACTGTGGATGGTCTGATAGCAG attttGCTGCTTTTGCTGGTGTGGACTATATTTCGGTTATCAACATGCAAATCATTCTAAGTGCAGGCATGCAAAGCATAAATATTGCAGTTGAATTGATCAATGATACAATATTTGAGAATAATGAAATGTTTCAAGGTATACTAACCATCATTAGTGAGGAGAGAGTGTCCCTGGATCCAGGCACTGCCAGCGCTACCATCATCGAGGACgaag TTGTCTGTCAAGAGTTGGAATTGCTTGTAAATGGTAGTATTGAGTACTCACCTAACATGACGGCTCCATACCTCGAGGGAACTAACGCTGAGCACATATGTTCCCCTGGATTTGTTCTTATCGGAAACGTGATCAGAGTTTGTCAGAGTGACAGCACTTTCAGTGGAACACCACCAACGTGTCAAC CCATTCAGTGTAATGTCCTCGACGAAATTGAGAATGGATTCATCACCTACGCTCCCGACGTTACACCTAACTATGATCTGGGCACTGTGGCCTTTTACGCCTGTGATGCTGGGTTTTTTCTGGACATCTCCCTAGGGTCTACATTTAGAATGTGTGTGGATGATGATGGACTGGATGCTATTGGAGTGTTTGATAACCAAGCTCCAAGATGTGTCC CTATCGAGTGTCCTGTTCTGCCCGTTTTCGCCAATGGAATAATTATCTATGCCACAGACGTTACCTCTGACTTTGACCTCGGTACTACAGCAACGTATAGCTGCAATGAAGGCTACACTTTAGATATCTCTATTGGTGTTGAAGTGAGGACGTGTATTGACGATGGAGACAATGATGCTGTGGGAGTGTTTAGTGACCAGGCGCCTGCTTGTGTTC GCATTCAGTGCACTCCTCTATCTGGCATACCAAATGGCATGATTGAATATGGTCCAGACACGACTGCTAACTACATGCTCGGGACAAATGCCACTTATATTTGCAATGACGGGTTTTTCTTGGACCTATCTGTCGGAAATGAGATCAGAACTTGCGAGGATGATGATGGATTGGACGATCTAGGAGAGTTCACTGGCTCACAACCAACCTGTGTCC GTATTGAGTGTCTTCCCCTCGACCTTATTACCAATGGAGTCATCACCTACGCTCCCGACATAACATCTAACTATGATCTGGGCACTGTGGCTACTTATGCCTGTGATGCTGGGTTTTTTCTGGACCTCTCCCTAGGGGGATCTGAGATGAGAACTTGTTTTAATGATTTGGATAATGATGCAGAGGGAGTGTTTAGTGGACAAGCCCCAAGATGTATTC GTATTGAGTGTCTTCCACTCGACCCTATTAACAATGGAGTCATCACTTACGCTCCCGACACCACATTTAACTATGATCTGGGCACTGTGGCTACTTATGCCTGTGATGCTGGGTTTTTTCTGGACCTCTCCCTAGGGGGATCTGTGACTAGAACTTGTTTTGATGATTTGGATAATGATGCAGAGGGAGTGTTTAGTGGACAGGAACCAAGATGTATCC CCATTGAGTGTCTTTCCCTTGGACAAGTTACCAATGGTATGATCACCTACGCTCCCGATACCACATCTAACTATGACCTGGGCACCGTGGCTACATACACTTGCAATGAAGGCTATAGGCTGGATATTACCCAGGGAGGATCTGAGACGAGAACCTGTATTGACGATTTGAATGGCGATGCTGTGGGAGTGTTCACTAACCTGCCTCCAAGATGTGTCC TTACCTTGATGACAGTCAACGATACCGTATCTGGAGATCCTCTCTTCTCCGTGCCACTAAACGTGCCCGACAAGACTTTGATCATGAATGTTGGAGAGAACGACCCTATTAATCTATGCTTTGAGGTGCACGGTGACGATGGTGGTTTGTTCAACCTTGTCAGTGATGCTTGTGTCAGCGTGAATGCTCGCTACGCTAGAGTTATACCAAATGAGGATATCAACATCATTGACGCTATATACGTGCGAGCTACAGATGCAAATGGAACTTGTAGGAATATTGAAGTTTCCCTGGACCAGTGCAGTGCATCTATTGATAACGTCACTGTCACGGATTATATGAATGCTGGAATAACTGTTCGAAGGTTTCGTAATCGTGTGAGGATCGTGGTTTCCAACTGTGCCGATATCGATCTTGTGATGTGGGTGTCATGTCTGAACACAACCTTCTGGAGCAGAGCAAGCACTGACGAGAATGAAATCATTTTCCATGCTAATAATATTCGGTTCGTGATTGCTAGAGGACTGGACCTTGCTGAACGGTCGCACGGATTGCTGG GTCAATTCTGGAACGTCCCTATCCAAGTACAGCCCTACACTGGACCTGTGCAGGATGGAGTCAACAGCGACGGCTACTATGTCGTAACCACCAACCATCCCAACGAGCCGCCGCGATCTTTCGTTGGCTGGCTCTGGCCTCTAACCTGGGAGTACAAAATGGAGTACTGTCTCTATGCTGGACAAAACCAGGCCGCTCCTCTGTACGAGATCCTCGACGATACTGTTAATAGTCCGGTGATATTCGGGGAGTACACTGACTACATAGTGGACTCACCGTACGCCACTGACTTCAGCTACAGCCATTTCGAGGAGTCCAGATGTGCAGCCTAA
- the LOC135335869 gene encoding uncharacterized protein LOC135335869 isoform X1 has product MERLLLSLAIFLISTSAAQAQFTGCFTDPGCATLVVGGPSSNAEDCCVNNNAGLYFNNGSHCLQCIVYGFGSDTFTSPEAQSLYQVPFAYFKGPSNAQLRVAIGYNGEGTASEEEFGIGQSVVSLALNPGGTTAITFQADRVALEPDETFVLELELLNVANVARDDFESSLQNVFFRSRQEFIIQDSTALVFRLRESDRVVDEGDRFIPVEVTVANEVELASDISLVLTPMIATEDFRPLPTTRPFALANNFSDRIDFFTTPITLNFTGGGEILLAGDVLIYDDLIDEALEYFVVTLTFQDPDNVPPLASIESSGGDIIRIDIIDNDDIFIGFALPNTTYPEVEADHRIQIIKGEGNVTEQIIRIVVNLFQSAPEGLGNALPSADGEDNDFSFPPFVIESIGPEDNEVFINFNIFSDELPEVTEAAQLRLSLPADGTFPRFETLPQYPEFFIIIEDDDRFRIGFENTSYIVNERIGFLKVCVVMFEPPEDTSLGTLTVSIGVETVQGTADGDDYMEVTGARFAFFLFFSDTNRRSCFMVEITEDNRYEFEEQFSLRFIELEGSSLPDNLVLDPARSNITILDNTEVTVGFINPPYSAREDEGPMIFTAGVTGDHILERDIELSFSTVDGLIADFAAFAGVDYISVINMQIILSAGMQSINIAVELINDTIFENNEMFQGILTIISEERVSLDPGTASATIIEDEVVCQELELLVNGSIEYSPNMTAPYLEGTNAEHICSPGFVLIGNVIRVCQSDSTFSGTPPTCQPIQCNVLDEIENGFITYAPDVTPNYDLGTVAFYACDAGFFLDISLGSTFRMCVDDDGLDAIGVFDNQAPRCVPIECPVLPVFANGIIIYATDVTSDFDLGTTATYSCNEGYTLDISIGVEVRTCIDDGDNDAVGVFSDQAPACVRIQCTPLSGIPNGMIEYGPDTTANYMLGTNATYICNDGFFLDLSVGNEIRTCEDDDGLDDLGEFTGSQPTCVRIECLPLDLITNGVITYAPDITSNYDLGTVATYACDAGFFLDLSLGGSEMRTCFNDLDNDAEGVFSGQAPRCIRIECLPLDPINNGVITYAPDTTFNYDLGTVATYACDAGFFLDLSLGGSVTRTCFDDLDNDAEGVFSGQEPRCIPIECLSLGQVTNGMITYAPDTTSNYDLGTVATYTCNEGYRLDITQGGSETRTCIDDLNGDAVGVFTNLPPRCVLINVVRVNDTVIGDPLMTVPLYVQNKSVIMPLGDNDLIHLCFEVHGNSDAYFNLVSDDCVSVNAHYQQIAAGEDINIVDDISVRAVASDGSCHNITVLLDQCTATVDGVVINNMYSMNNIMVRKYPSRVRIAVPNCGSARGLVMWVMCQTQTFWSTDRTNADGTEFTFQGEAIRFVVARGLNLREESHGILGQFWNIPIQVVPYSGPFTEPQVEDDVATFSVIINSPGDSPRQFIAWLRFPSWEYERRMYCLYAGDGHAGSVYEVPAGPANGPVIEGIYTNYIVSGQFETDFEYNQFDSNMCL; this is encoded by the exons ATGGAACGTTTGCTACTGTCACTGGCTATCTTTCTCATCAGCACATCAGCTG CTCAGGCCCAATTCACTGGATGCTTCACTGATCCTGGCTGTGCTACTCTTGTTGTGGGGGGACCTTCTTCCAATGCTGAGGACTGTTGTGTCAATAATAATGCAGGACTGTATTTCAATAATGGTAGTCATTGCCTCCAGTGCATAG TGTACGGCTTTGGCTCAGACACCTTCACTAGCCCAGAGGCCCAATCACTTTACCAAGTTCCATTTGCATACTTCAAGGGTCCATCTAATGCACAGCTTAGGGTAGCCATTGGTTACAATGGAGAAGGAACAG CTTCAGAAGAGGAGTTTGGTATAGGCCAGAGTGTTGTTTCTCTAGCTCTCAACCCTGGCGGAACTACCGCCATCACCTTCCAAGCCGACAGAGTGGCATTGGAACCAGATGAGACTTTTGTGTTGGAGTTGGAACTGCTTAATGTGGCAAATGTTGCAAGGGACGATTTTGAATCATCTTTACAAAATGTTTTCTTTCGGAGTAGGCAGGAGTTTATTATACAAGATAGCACTG cccTCGTTTTTCGGCTGAGGGAAAGCGACCGAGTTGTGGATGAAGGGGATAGGTTCATCCCCGTTGAGGTGACAGTGGCCAATGAGGTAGAACTGGCCTCCGATATCTCACTAGTTCTGACACCAATGATCGCCACTGAAGATTTTAGGCCTCTACCAACTACCAGACCATTTGCACTAGCAAACAATT TTTCAGACAGGATAGATTTCTTTACTACACCCATCACACTGAATTTTACGGGTGGTGGGGAAATTCTTTTGGCTGGAGATGTACTGATATATGATGATCTGATTGACGAAGCCTTGGAGTATTTTGTGGTTACTTTAACTTTTCAAGATCCTGATAATGTGCCACCATTAGCTTCAATTGAAAGCAGTGGCGGCGATATAATTCGCATCGACATTATAGACAACGATG ATATCTTTATTGGGTTTGCTCTACCAAATACAACATATCCGGAGGTAGAAGCCGATCACCGAATTCAAATTATCAAAGGAGAAGGCAATGTCACTGAACAAATCATCCGTATTGTTGTTAATTTGTTTCAATCTGCTCCAGAGGGTCTTGGAAATGCCCTTCCCTCAGCTGATGGAGAAGATAACGATTTCTCATTTCCACCATTTGTTATTGAATCAATAGGACCAGAGGACAATGAAGTGTTTATAAATTTTAATATATTTTCGGACGAACTGCCTGAGGTAACAGAAGCTGCTCAACTCAGACTAAGTCTACCCGCTGATGGAACGTTCCCAAGATTTGAGACCCTCCCCCAATACCCTGAATTCTTCATCATTATTGAGGATGATGACC GATTCCGCATTGGCTTCGAGAACACCTCGTACATAGTTAATGAAAGGATTGGATTTCTGAAAGTGTGCGTGGTAATGTTTGAACCTCCAGAGGACACTTCACTTGGAACATTAACCGTCAGTATTGGAGTTGAAACTGTACAAGGCACAGCAG ATGGAGATGACTATATGGAAGTGACTGGAGCCCGTTTTGCATTTTTTTTATTCTTTAGCGATACCAATCGTCGAAGTTGCTTCATGGTTGAAATAACGGAGGACAATCGTTACGAATTTGAAGAGCAATTTTCTCTTCGATTTATTGAGCTTGAAGGCAGCAGTTTACCTGACAACCTTGTACTCGATCCAGCTCGCAGTAACATCACAATTTTGGACAATACCG AGGTGACTGTTGGTTTCATCAACCCACCATACTCTGCCAGGGAGGACGAAGGACCAATGATATTCACTGCGGGAGTGACTGGTGACCACATACTAGAAAGAGATATTGAGTTGTCCTTTTCGACTGTGGATGGTCTGATAGCAG attttGCTGCTTTTGCTGGTGTGGACTATATTTCGGTTATCAACATGCAAATCATTCTAAGTGCAGGCATGCAAAGCATAAATATTGCAGTTGAATTGATCAATGATACAATATTTGAGAATAATGAAATGTTTCAAGGTATACTAACCATCATTAGTGAGGAGAGAGTGTCCCTGGATCCAGGCACTGCCAGCGCTACCATCATCGAGGACgaag TTGTCTGTCAAGAGTTGGAATTGCTTGTAAATGGTAGTATTGAGTACTCACCTAACATGACGGCTCCATACCTCGAGGGAACTAACGCTGAGCACATATGTTCCCCTGGATTTGTTCTTATCGGAAACGTGATCAGAGTTTGTCAGAGTGACAGCACTTTCAGTGGAACACCACCAACGTGTCAAC CCATTCAGTGTAATGTCCTCGACGAAATTGAGAATGGATTCATCACCTACGCTCCCGACGTTACACCTAACTATGATCTGGGCACTGTGGCCTTTTACGCCTGTGATGCTGGGTTTTTTCTGGACATCTCCCTAGGGTCTACATTTAGAATGTGTGTGGATGATGATGGACTGGATGCTATTGGAGTGTTTGATAACCAAGCTCCAAGATGTGTCC CTATCGAGTGTCCTGTTCTGCCCGTTTTCGCCAATGGAATAATTATCTATGCCACAGACGTTACCTCTGACTTTGACCTCGGTACTACAGCAACGTATAGCTGCAATGAAGGCTACACTTTAGATATCTCTATTGGTGTTGAAGTGAGGACGTGTATTGACGATGGAGACAATGATGCTGTGGGAGTGTTTAGTGACCAGGCGCCTGCTTGTGTTC GCATTCAGTGCACTCCTCTATCTGGCATACCAAATGGCATGATTGAATATGGTCCAGACACGACTGCTAACTACATGCTCGGGACAAATGCCACTTATATTTGCAATGACGGGTTTTTCTTGGACCTATCTGTCGGAAATGAGATCAGAACTTGCGAGGATGATGATGGATTGGACGATCTAGGAGAGTTCACTGGCTCACAACCAACCTGTGTCC GTATTGAGTGTCTTCCCCTCGACCTTATTACCAATGGAGTCATCACCTACGCTCCCGACATAACATCTAACTATGATCTGGGCACTGTGGCTACTTATGCCTGTGATGCTGGGTTTTTTCTGGACCTCTCCCTAGGGGGATCTGAGATGAGAACTTGTTTTAATGATTTGGATAATGATGCAGAGGGAGTGTTTAGTGGACAAGCCCCAAGATGTATTC GTATTGAGTGTCTTCCACTCGACCCTATTAACAATGGAGTCATCACTTACGCTCCCGACACCACATTTAACTATGATCTGGGCACTGTGGCTACTTATGCCTGTGATGCTGGGTTTTTTCTGGACCTCTCCCTAGGGGGATCTGTGACTAGAACTTGTTTTGATGATTTGGATAATGATGCAGAGGGAGTGTTTAGTGGACAGGAACCAAGATGTATCC CCATTGAGTGTCTTTCCCTTGGACAAGTTACCAATGGTATGATCACCTACGCTCCCGATACCACATCTAACTATGACCTGGGCACCGTGGCTACATACACTTGCAATGAAGGCTATAGGCTGGATATTACCCAGGGAGGATCTGAGACGAGAACCTGTATTGACGATTTGAATGGCGATGCTGTGGGAGTGTTCACTAACCTGCCTCCAAGATGTGTCC ttaTCAACGTCGTTCGAGTCAACGACACTGTGATTGGAGACCCCCTCATGACCGTTCCCCTCTATGTTCAAAACAAGTCAGTCATAATGCCGCTGGGGGATAACGATCTTATTCATCTCTGTTTCGAAGTTCATGGCAATTCAGACGCGTACTTTAACCTTGTGAGTGACGATTGTGTCAGTGTCAATGCTCACTACCAACAAATTGCTGCTGGGGAAGATATAAACATTGTTGATGATATTTCAGTTCGAGCAGTTGCTAGCGACGGGTCTTGTCACAATATCACAGTGCTGCTGGATCAGTGTACAGCTACAGTGGACGGTGTGGTGATTAATAATATGTATTCGATGAACAATATTATGGTGAGAAAGTATCCTTCCAGAGTGCGTATAGCTGTTCCAAACTGCGGCTCTGCTAGAGGATTGGTCATGTGGGTCATGTGTCAGACGCAAACTTTCTGGAGCACCGATCGTACTAACGCTGATGGAACCGAATTCACTTTCCAAGGAGAAGCAATTCGTTTTGTGGTTGCCCGCGGACTGAATCTCCGTGAAGAATCACACGGTATTCTCG GCCAATTCTGGAATATCCCTATCCAAGTGGTGCCTTATAGCGGACCTTTCACAGAGCCTCAAGTCGAAGATGACGTTGCCACCTTCAGCGTAATTATCAATTCCCCAGGCGATTCCCCTAGGCAATTTATTGCCTGGTTGCGATTCCCTAGCTGGGAATACGAAAGACGAATGTATTGTCTGTATGCCGGAGATGGGCACGCTGGTAGTGTGTATGAGGTGCCGGCTGGTCCTGCTAATGGACCCGTGATCGAGGGAATTTACACAAACTATATTGTTTCTGGACAGTTCGAAACCGATTTTGAGTACAATCAATTCGATTCTAATATGTGTTTGTAG